A region of the Nitrospirota bacterium genome:
GATGAAAGTCCATAATTTGCCGCATGTTGATGTAGGTGGCATGTGGGAATTCCTTGAATGAGTCGCAGGCCAAAAATTACGGCATCGCGGAGTTGTTCCTCTTCTGAGAGCCTGGTGCGATCTTCAATAGGCAATCGGCTTCCCGTGAGTGATGCATTGTAGGCTGCAAGGTCGGCAACGTTTCCGAATCTTGTTCCGCCCAGATAGGACTGTGCGCTCGGGCCCAACCCAAGATATTCGCCGTTGGTCCAGTAGAGCAAGTTGTGTCGGCAGGCATAGCCGGGTTTAGCGTAGTTCGATACCTCATACCGTTCATAGCCGGCGTCGTCGAGTATCTGTTCTGCGGCCTTGTCCATGTCAATCTGCAGGCCTTCGTCTGGGGCCGGACTCCGCCCTCGCCGGATGTCGGTAGCCAGTTTCGTATCTTCTTCGACTGTCAAGGCATAGCAAGAGAGGTGTGTCGGTTCAAGGGAGAGACAGTGAGCGAGCGTCTGCCGCCAGTCTTCCAGGCTTTGGTTGGGGAGCCCATACATCACATCGAGGTTGACATTGGTAAACCCGGCCGCTTTAGCCCGACCAACTGCCCTAATAGTCTCGTGGACGGTACCGGGCCGTCCGATCAGATTCAGTTCGCTATCCTCCATCGATTCTGCGCCGAAACTGATTCTGGTGACCCCGGCCTCAAGTAGTTGTATGTGATCCTGCTCGGAAATCGTAGAGGGGTGCGCCTCAACGGTGATTTCACAGTTTGAGACAAGAGCGAAATGCGCGCGAATCTCTGACAGGATCGCGAGGAGCTGACTCGTGGCGAGCGCCGTCGGTGTGCCACCCCCAAGATAGACCGACTGCACGGTACGGCCAGCGGCCACATGTTCTTGTGCCGACAGCCGAATTTCTTGAACGAGGGATCGGACAAAAGCCTCCGCGCGGTCCCCTCGATGGATTTCAAGGTAGAAGGCACAGAAGTCACATCGCTGTCGGCAGAAGGGGATATGGAGATACACACCGAGGGGCGGGGGTGTCATGACGTGAGACTGAATCCTTGAGGTTTGGAAAAGTCCCTCGCAAGGACGATTTCTATTTCATCGGCAGGAGACTTCCCGCGATTGCGTACATGTGTGTGCCAAGCCCGGTGTTGACGCAATGACTCGAAGAGTGCCTTGAGCAGGTCGGGTTTGATCAGCGCTTCCCACTCCTGGACCCAGGCATGGTGCTCCGCATCACCTTCATACTCGTCAGGGAATGAGGCTTCCAGGCTGAACCGAAAGGTAAAGGTTTTTTCTTCTTGGTACATAAGACTCCTCAGCCTCCTGGCAGATTGCGAAGTGGCCGGCTCGATCCTTATAATAGTCCTCAAGAGGGGGAATACAAGCCATGCCTATCTTCGAATATGTCTGCGGAGAATGCAATCATCGGTTCGAGCTGTTGGTCTATGGCTCAACGAGCGCTGCCTGCCCAAAGTGTAAAGCCACGAAGTTGGAGAAACAGATTTCTTCGTTCGGTGTCGGCGGCACAGATGGCTGGGTATTGCCGGGGAATGGCGGAGGCGCTTGCGGAAGTTGCGGCGACCCGCGCGGCTCCGGTTCCTGCTCCACAAATTGACCATGGAGTCCGGCGATCAAGGCCTACAGCGTGCGATTACCACGATCTATCAGTCCGACCCTCTCATCAAATTGCTCAATGAGGTAAGGCTCGGCCGGATGAAACCGACCGATGCCGGGCTGCGTGCCATAACTGAATCCTGGCTGGGCACCTATCAAAAGGTCATTGCATCCGGTGGATTCAGCCGCCAGGACTTGCGCCGCATCGATCCCAATCCTCGGCTGGCACTGTTGCTTGAATGTGGAGTGGTCATGGGTGACCAGCAGGCAGTCACTGATCTTCGTGCAGGTTTTGAGCGGGCTGTCGCTGGTGCAACCGAGTAATCCCTATCCCATGTTGGTTCTCTGGGGCATCGTCGCACTATTCCTGACTGTGGGGCCGGTTGGAGAAGGATGGGCAGAAGACACTCTCGGCGTCAGACCACTACTGACGATCGCGCCCAAGGATCTCCATAGGATCCTGCCGCCTGACTCCCACATTTTGATTGATCCTCGGTCGATTGAGCAGTTTCTTGACGCACTCGATACAAGCCCACCGGACTGGGGCCTGGTATATGGCCACGGCCACCATAACCCTGAACGTGACGAACGATTATTCAGGTTGAACCGGGAGCGTGATGCCAAGCGTGCAGGCAATCCTGTCTTGACTCAACTCATCACCTTTGTCTGGTTCGGTGAATTGTCCCGGTATGACGCGGAGGCAGGTGGATTTCACGTGGCCCTCGGCCCCGAGTTTACGCCGACGAGGTGGGGTGTTGTGCGATTCAAGTATGAGTATGTTGAGGGTGATCTTGTGGCAAAGGCCTCAGCGCCGCTACGGGACGAACTCGAACTACGGTTGGCGCGAGGTGAGCCGGTCGATATCATCGTAGCCATGACCGGGCGGCTCATTCCGGAGGAGTCGTTGCTGTACGATTTCTCGCATGACCAAGAGGGCCTCGGCGTGATTATGCCAGTGGTGAAGCTTGAACGGATCGATTATCTGTTGAGGCCACATAAATCTGACCCTTTTCATTGACTCCCAATTCTCTTCTTTCGCTCCTCCAGTCCTGACTCCCTGTCTGCAGTCGCATCCCTTCTGATGGCCTCTCGGTTCTGTTTCGGTGGATGGCACCGCCGGCATCTCGATCAACTTTTGCAGCGTAGTACTGCAAACCATTGGATTTTCAAGAAGTTCGAGGTGGTTCCGGTTGCTGCTACACTTAGCGCATGTTGTTGCCAAGAGCCGAGAAGGTTTCCACTCCCGATAACTCAATCCATTCAGGAGGAATACAGGCAATGTCCAAGACGCCACGTCGACCGAAGTCCGTCCTGATTCCCGGCTGCCTTGTCATGGTCTGCCTTGCCATGACTGCCTGCACAGGGGGGACCAACACATCGAAGGTCTACAGGGCCGACGGGCAGGGCAGCAAGGCTGTCGCGAACGAGACAGACTATGATGGGCAGACGTCGACTCAATATACACAAGACTCGAAGGCGAAACGCCAGGTACCGGCTCAGCAGATGACAGAGCAGCGAAGAACCAGAAAAGTGGAGCAAATCGAAGGCCTCAGCATTGCTCCAAAACGGCGACCGAACGACCCGATCTACGTGAGCCTCGTCCCGCCGGTTCTCGACAGCAAGATGCAGGAAGCGGAGAAATCAAAGGGTTCGGTTGAGCGACAAATTCGGAGCGAATTCACTTCCGATCCTATCATCAAACTCGTCGAGGGAGACCGTAGTTCCTCCGACAAAGGGAAAGTTCGTTCTGTACCATCTATTGCGGATGTTGAAGTCGCTCCCAAGGTTTCGATCAAGGACGTCTACGTCCTGCAGCCCAAAACCGGCAAGCCTGGCAAGATGACTGCCGTCATATTCGAAGCAACGATCACTTCCCAAGAACCGCCTATCACCTCTACCGTGTCAGAAACCGGGCATTACTTGCAAAACGTGGAAGTCTCCAAGCGGTTTGCCTCGCAGATTAAACAGATCATCCTAGAGAGGATCGGGCCTGGTATCCCTGCTCATTGACGCGGTGAATTCTGTTCTCTGAACATCATTCCTGCCGATCAGGAGAACACGAGTTAGCTAGCCCGCATTATTCACGAAGACTTCTACTGCAACCGCCGATACGCCGCTGTGACAAGCCTGACGGCGGGCGGGCTCGCCGCTCAGTCGGTCGACATACTGTTTCAAGTATGCCTCCCTCCCTCGCGGCTCCGCGCACCCGTCTCGCGTGGCGTCTCGGTGGTTTCGTCACGAACTCTCGTGAATAATGCGGGCTAGGTAGCGTAAACAAAATCCGCACGATAAGCTGATCCTGCCCCCAGTCCCACGTTTAGCTATACCCTAGACTCCATCCCTTCCGTTGCTATCCTAGTTGGAGAAGAAAGCCTTGCTGTTTGAACAAAGCGGCTATTTGCGAAAGGGTTGAAACGGTTTGTGAACATGCGGCGCACCAGGGCCTCCATTGCAGGAGGCCCCAGTGCCTTGATGATAGCCGGTTGCAGCGCTACTGCACGTCGACGGTGATGGTCTGAGAGGCCGCGACGAGTGCATGGTCCTTCGTGGCGCCAGTCACAGTGATCTGGTGCATCCCCTTGGCCAGGCCCTTAAACGATCCGGTAAACCCCTTCTGATACTCATTGTCCACGAACACGTGGGCATGGGCCGCTTGGGAGCCTTTGGTCAACTCGTACTTCAATTCAAAACTGTCGCCGACTTTGTCCCCATTCTTGGGAGATGTGATCATAATCTTCGACCCGTCCTCCATCGGTTTGTCCGCAGCGAAGACCGGTGCTCCGCTGAGCCCACCCACCAACGCAATGCCTAGCCCTATGATTCCGATACGTCGCATCGTCTGCATAACGACCTCCTTGCGGTTTGACCCGGTTAAAGGAACAGCGCACCTCAGCACACACTACGGGAAATCTTCTTATTTGGATTCACGTTCATTTCCAGGCCCGATCGAAGAGGCTCTGATCGGAGAGCCTCCTCGATCGCATTCGTGGATGGTGGGAAGATGGTCTACCTATCCTGCCTGTTCTGCTTCAGCAGCGACTTGCCGTCGCGCGCGTGGTTTTCCTTGGAGCCTGATTTGCGTTTGTCCTCTTTCTCGTCATCTTCGTCATCGTTTCGAGGAGGCTTGACATTGCCGCATGAGGCAGGGGCGCCGGCCATCGGAGTTCGCACGCTCGTCAACCCGTTGGCTTTGGCGACAAGAGCACAGGGTGCAACCTGGACAGTCACATAGAGTCTAAACCGGCCATGGCGCCCAGTTTCGCCAGTCGCAATTAGCGTGCCTGTATCGGCATCGAGAATCTCGACGGTGGTTCCATTGGGCGCCCGGCCTGCCACCTTGAGTTTCCCTGTCTCAGTATTCCATCTGGCTCTGCTGATATAGATCCCGCGTGCCGGTGGCATAACCTGTGTTTTGATCATGACCGTCGCGGGGGGACTGTCGACCTTCCCGTCATTGACGATCAGTTGTGCCACGTATTCTCCACCCGTATCCACGAGGAAGGATGCTCTGGCCGCTGTAGGATCGGACAACAGCGTGCTGCTTCCGGTCGGTTTACTCGTCAACGCCCATTTCCAGATCAAAGGATTCCCATCGGCATCGCGCGAGGCTGTACCGTCCAGGACGACGGTGGTCCCGATTGCGACGGTCTGATCCGTTCCGGCATTTGCCACCGGCGCAGTATTGCCGGCTCCAGCCGTGATGATCACGGTATCTGGTGCGCTATTCACCGTGCCATCGTTGACGATCAGTTGACCGATATATTGGCCTGCCACATCGGCCGTAAACCTGGGCATCGCTGTGCCGGGATTCGCCAGAGTCGCCGCACTACCGGCTGGTTTGGATGTCAACGCCCATTGATAGGTCAGGGCGTTCCGATCCGCATCGGTCGAAGCGTTACCGTCCAGGATTACTGACGCATTCACGGCCACGGTTTGATCCGGTCCTGCATTGGCGACCGGCGCGGTGTTACCTGTCGCTACAGTAATAGTGATGGTATCCGGTGTGCTGTTCATCGTCCCATCGTTGACGATGAGTTGGGCCACGTATGGGCCCGCCTTGTCGGCCACAAAGGATGGACCGACGGCTGTGGGATTCGACAGGGTTGCCGTGCTGCCTGGTGGCACCGAGGCGAATGACCAGTCGTAGGTCAAGGGATTCCGATCCGCGTCGTTCGAACCACTGCCGCTTAGCGTGACCGTCGCGCTCACCTGCACTGATTGATCCGGTCCTGCATTGGCGACCGGCGCCGTGTTCCCACCAGTCGTCGTAATGGTCACGGTGTCCTGGAGGCTCGTCACCGTCCCATCGTTGACGAGCAGTTTGATCACATATTGGCCTGCGATGCTGGCCACAAAGGTCGGCATGGCGGTGGTCGGGTTCCGCAGCTGGGCGGTGCTGCCAGGCGGCACAGACAGGAACATCCACTGGTAGGTCAGGGGATTGCCGTCCACATCGCTGGAACCGCTGCCGTTCAATGTGACCAACGCACCCACTTGCACCGTCTGGTCGGGTCCGGCATTTGCCACGGGCGCGGTATTGCCTGGCGTGGTTGTTATCGTCACCCTGGCAGGTGTGCTGCTCACCACTCCGTCGTTGACGATCAGTTGAACGATATACTGGCCGGTCCTGTCCGCGAGAAATGTCGGCCTCACTGTGGTGGGACCGGTCAAGGTCGCGCCGCTGCCGGCTGGAAGAGACACGAATGACCAGAGGTAGGTCAAGGGATTGCCATCCGCATCGCTGGAGCCACTGCCGTTGAGAGTGACGGTCGTTGCGGTCGTCACGCTCTGGTTCGGCCCGGCATTCGAGATAGGAGCGACATTGCTCACCGGGCAGATAGCCGTCAGGTTGTTGCCATTGAAGAACTGGCCGTTCTGGTTGAGATCCGATGTGGAAGGATTGTTCGAGGTGTGGCAGAGCGCGCAACTATTATCAGCAAAGGGGGTTGTCCCGTTAAAGGCCTGGCAGGCCTGGTCGGTCTGTCTGCCAAAACTGGATAGGGCGTGACTCGACTCAACCGATGTTGCCAATGACAGTCCCACTGCCAGCAAAAACCACAAGGCTTTCTTAGTACTGTTCATGGTTCTCTCCTTGGTGTAACTAGAGTTTCTTCCATCGGTAGTTCTCAGGCCTCGTGGCAGTGATGCGCATCTCACGCACATGCGAGTACGTGTGCTGTGTAATTACCGAGACGAGTTGAGTGCAGCCGACAGGTGAGGAGCCGTGAGCAAGCGGAGTGCCAGTTGGATTTTGTCTATGTTTTCAAAAGAAAGACCGAAGAGTTCTTATGTGCGAGGCCTGACAGAGTGTAAATATCGTCGGAAGGCTCCTACGGAGGTAGAACCCTACAGTGTGGAAGACGAGTCCTCATCGCGCGAACTGCGCCGTCTCCTTCTCATCCCATCTGAGGGCAAAGGCATCAGATTCGACCGACTTGATACGTCTATTGTTCTTATACGGTTTACTCGACCCACCTTCAAGCGGGCTTGAGCTCTACCGACTCAGACCGACGGATTTGGTTATCACAGACATTGTCATGCCCGAGCGCAATGGCTTGGACATACTCCTGGAACTGACATGTGAATTCCTCGATGCCAAAGTGATCTCGATCTCAGGCGCACGAGGTGGAAAAAACGACTTGGATATCGCGAAACTCGTCGTGGCACGGTGGATCTTCCAGGAGCCCTTTTGCATGCCGCAGTTGCTGGATGCTGGACGATACGAAGCGGAGTATTAGCGCCATCTTCCCTGGTTCTGGCCCAGATTCAATAGCCCTCTTCACTTTTCGTTTCTCCTCAATCTGTGTAAGGTCACGCACATGCCGTCGACAGATGTGCATGCGCTGGAGTATCTGTCTTCTCACAATCCTCCTCGGTGGTTGCCATGGCATGTCTTTGTTTGAGCAACCAACAGCAGAAGCTCCACCACCCATCATGTCATTGTGGACGCGCTATCAGCAGTGTCTCGTCACCACTGACCCCACGGAGTTGGCCCAAATCATCGACCAGTTCGAGCACGTGCTGCTCGCGGGAACTAAACCCCTGTCCTGGATGAAGGTGTTGGGAGACCACGTGCTAAGCCAACCGCTCCGTACGGTGGTCGATCCCAACGCGCTTGGCGCCGCCTGCACTCTCAGGGCTGCGGCGGTCATGGTCGAGGCCGGGCATCTGACGGAAGCACGGGCGCTATACCAGCGTGTGCTCGTTCGATATGCCCATCGCGACTGGGCCTACTACGTCGAGCAGGCTCAAGAGGCATTAGCTGGCCTGCAAGATTCTGTTCCTGCCGTCATCGCGCTCCGGTCTAGTGCTGCTCCGTCTCGCTAGTCGTTACGGCAGTCTTTGCATACATCAACGCGCAGTGCGGTCACGCTGTAAGACTCGACACACCTGCGCGACCCATGCGCACGTGTGTGAGGGGACCAATGAAGACGACAATCTACCGGACCATGCAACGCAGCCACCGCGCCGTACAGGAATTCCGTTTCCGTGTCACGTGCTGGTGGCTCTATCAGCACGTGGAGTTTCTGGAATGGCGGCTGCGGCTGGACGCGCTGAACCTAACCGCGCCATCCGACTAGCCACTAATGGCGGTCAGAAGACCATGAAGGAGGAGGCCATGCGTTGTCCAACTTGTCATTGGGCCATGGTGAGCACCAGCAGTCAGGTCATTGAGGATGAGAAAGGCACCATGACGATTACCCGATGGCGCTGCCGACCCTGCCATGAAACGGCTGAAGAGATCCGGCTGAGCCCCGGCTATCGAGGTTCCGACTCGACGCGGATTCGGTATGCAGTTGCATCTCGTCCGGCCTCACACGTCACGGTACCAAGACGTGTGGGTGCTAAGAGAGGAACGTGCACCTATGCGGGCGCCATCTGAAGTGGTGCGAGAACATTGGCCTGAGTATCTGATGGAGGCGGCTGGCCTCGGCATCTTTATGATCTCCGCGGCCGTCGTGACCTCGCTGCTCGAATATCCCTATTCGCCGCTCCATCAACTGCTGCCCGATCCGGTCATTCGACGAGTGTTAATCGGAACTGCCATGGGGCTCACGGCAATCGGGATTATCTATTCTCCATGGGGAAAACGATCCGGGGCGCATCTCAATCCTGCCGTTACAGTGACTTTCTTCCGGCTTGGAAAGATTCACGGTCTGGATGCGCTCTTCTACGTGCTCGCGCAATTCGTCGGCGGGTTGATCGGGCTGCTCGTAGCGGCAATGGCTATTGGGATGGTGATTGAACATCCGACCGTCAATTACGTCGTGACAGTACCGGGGCTCGGCGGAGCCGGCATGGCTTTCGCTGCAGAAGCGAGTATCTCATTTTGGCTCATGCTCGTCGTGCTGATCGCATCGAACCAAACAAAGCTGAACGCCTGGACCGGTGTCTTTGCGGGAGTGCTCGTCGCGGTGTACATCACGGTTGAAGCTCCGCTCTCCGGCATGAGCATGAATCCGGCGCGCAGCTTTGCCTCCGCGATACCCGCACATCTCTGGACCGACTTCTGGGTGTACCTCACCGCCCCGCTATTCGGCATGCTGCTCGCAGCTGAATGCTACGTGCGGATCTGCGGCGCCCATCGCGTCCTCTGTGCGAAGCTCTATCACCACAACATCACACGCTGTATCTTCTGTTGTAACTACATGCATTGATTCCTTCGTTCTTCCGCGCCACCAGCTCCATGTCCCGTTGACGGCCTACTCTCTCCATCCCAGCAGCTCTGCCACACTTCATGTCATTCAAGGATTGTTTGTAAGCAATGGCGCATGTACACGACCAACGGGCAGAGCGGATATCCCGCGACGCTGAGTGCAATCAGCACTGTGCGATAACCACACAATAGGAGGGTTGTCATGAGCGTGAAAGGTTCTCTCAAGCTCGGATTGTTATCAATGGTCGCTGCAGCAGGATTATTCACTGCCGCGAATGGGTTTGCGGCTGATGCCCACACTACGACGAAGTTCGAGGGGGTGAAGGCAAACACGGGCACGGCATCCCATTCTCGTCAAGGAAACACGGACATCTTGACAGTGTCGGACGATTACAAGATTCCGGATACTCCTGCACCACATTGGCAGGTGGTGGACTCCAAAGGGAACGTCTATCTCCTGAATCAGCAGAAGATTAAAGATGGCAAAACGAATCGTAAGATCGCACTGCCGTCATATATCCACGATGTCGCCAAGGTTCAGACATGGTGCTCGTTCGCCGAAGCGTTGTTGGGTGAGGCCTCGTTTCCGACCCCGATCGTTACGGCGTCTGGAGAGCGCACGCAATCAGACAGCATGGCGATGAGCCGGTAAATGGAGCCTTTTGGTTGGGACGGGGGAGGTGTGTCACACATCTCC
Encoded here:
- the hemW gene encoding radical SAM family heme chaperone HemW codes for the protein MTPPPLGVYLHIPFCRQRCDFCAFYLEIHRGDRAEAFVRSLVQEIRLSAQEHVAAGRTVQSVYLGGGTPTALATSQLLAILSEIRAHFALVSNCEITVEAHPSTISEQDHIQLLEAGVTRISFGAESMEDSELNLIGRPGTVHETIRAVGRAKAAGFTNVNLDVMYGLPNQSLEDWRQTLAHCLSLEPTHLSCYALTVEEDTKLATDIRRGRSPAPDEGLQIDMDKAAEQILDDAGYERYEVSNYAKPGYACRHNLLYWTNGEYLGLGPSAQSYLGGTRFGNVADLAAYNASLTGSRLPIEDRTRLSEEEQLRDAVIFGLRLIQGIPTCHLHQHAANYGLSSVTAQLLAARLIEKDGERSRLSPQGRLFADTIAEQLY
- a CDS encoding zinc ribbon domain-containing protein, with amino-acid sequence MPIFEYVCGECNHRFELLVYGSTSAACPKCKATKLEKQISSFGVGGTDGWVLPGNGGGACGSCGDPRGSGSCSTN
- a CDS encoding aquaporin, with the translated sequence MEAAGLGIFMISAAVVTSLLEYPYSPLHQLLPDPVIRRVLIGTAMGLTAIGIIYSPWGKRSGAHLNPAVTVTFFRLGKIHGLDALFYVLAQFVGGLIGLLVAAMAIGMVIEHPTVNYVVTVPGLGGAGMAFAAEASISFWLMLVVLIASNQTKLNAWTGVFAGVLVAVYITVEAPLSGMSMNPARSFASAIPAHLWTDFWVYLTAPLFGMLLAAECYVRICGAHRVLCAKLYHHNITRCIFCCNYMH